A window of Bacteroidota bacterium contains these coding sequences:
- a CDS encoding DUF1501 domain-containing protein, translating into MYKGFNKKNRKGGRLQDGAAHSHDHEAWTRRSFLKTLGLGATASSFMMGGTPVNAIANSALLAPLLNADTDRILVLIQLDGGNDGLNTVVPLTNDEYYNTRPSLAIPERETYRLSSDLGLTQNLTGWDAYFGEGQLAIVQEVGYPSPNLSHFRSMDIWLSGSDPTRHDPSGWTGRYLEQMTPNYLTQPPAHPLAVQMGGTSFVFKGTQNDMGMTIQSPEVFEQLANGGALYETTGLPGTPSGTEMSFARTVVNNSYRYASAIQEATQNTSNAVTYPDNELGENLANVAQLIRGGLNTRIYMVSLGGFDTHVAQAEEHAYLMQSLAASVKAFQDDLQAAGLQDRVLTMTFSEFGRTSWENGSAGTDHGTTAPLFLIGPNVNGGIYGTLPDLVNTDEFGDRRFTTDFRAVYASVLSGWFGLDNTGIEAVLGGSFTPLPLVRGGAPVANEPAQTPVSFALDGNYPNPFQGTTTIEFTLGRSSQTKLEVFDVVGRKISTVVDGQLPAGRQQVRFDGGNLPAATYYYRLLVDGKVQSGTMVKL; encoded by the coding sequence ATGTATAAAGGATTTAACAAAAAAAACCGAAAGGGAGGCCGGCTTCAAGATGGTGCTGCGCATTCCCATGATCACGAAGCCTGGACACGTCGATCGTTCCTCAAAACCCTTGGCCTGGGCGCTACCGCCAGCAGTTTTATGATGGGTGGCACCCCGGTGAATGCGATCGCCAATTCAGCCTTGCTTGCCCCATTGCTCAACGCAGATACCGACCGGATTCTAGTGCTTATCCAATTGGATGGCGGCAATGATGGTCTGAATACGGTGGTCCCACTGACCAACGATGAGTATTACAACACACGCCCCAGTTTAGCCATTCCAGAACGTGAAACTTACCGCTTGTCAAGCGACCTTGGACTGACCCAAAACCTCACAGGTTGGGATGCCTATTTTGGAGAGGGGCAACTCGCTATCGTACAGGAAGTAGGGTATCCAAGTCCTAACCTGTCGCATTTCCGGTCGATGGACATCTGGCTGTCTGGTTCAGACCCAACCAGGCACGATCCCTCGGGCTGGACCGGTCGGTATCTGGAGCAAATGACGCCTAACTATCTAACACAGCCACCGGCGCACCCCCTGGCTGTACAGATGGGCGGGACAAGTTTTGTATTCAAAGGCACGCAAAACGACATGGGCATGACCATACAAAGCCCGGAAGTTTTTGAACAGCTTGCCAACGGAGGCGCCCTGTATGAAACCACGGGCTTACCGGGCACGCCGTCGGGTACAGAGATGAGTTTTGCGCGGACGGTGGTAAATAACTCGTACCGGTACGCAAGCGCGATTCAGGAGGCTACGCAGAACACCTCGAACGCAGTAACATATCCGGACAACGAGTTGGGAGAAAACCTGGCCAACGTAGCGCAACTGATCCGGGGTGGGTTGAATACACGGATCTACATGGTGAGCCTGGGCGGATTTGACACGCACGTAGCGCAGGCTGAAGAGCATGCATACTTGATGCAATCGCTGGCCGCTTCCGTTAAAGCTTTTCAAGACGACCTGCAGGCAGCTGGACTACAGGATCGCGTACTGACCATGACCTTCTCTGAATTTGGCCGTACATCATGGGAGAATGGCTCCGCCGGCACGGACCATGGTACAACCGCGCCGCTTTTCCTGATCGGCCCCAATGTGAATGGGGGGATCTATGGCACGCTACCTGACCTCGTGAATACGGATGAGTTCGGCGACCGCCGCTTTACCACAGATTTCAGAGCTGTGTATGCCTCGGTGCTGAGTGGGTGGTTTGGACTGGATAACACGGGCATTGAAGCGGTGCTCGGGGGATCGTTTACACCGTTGCCACTTGTGCGCGGTGGTGCCCCTGTCGCCAATGAGCCGGCGCAAACGCCAGTTTCGTTTGCACTCGACGGCAATTATCCAAACCCATTCCAGGGTACAACAACCATCGAATTTACACTTGGACGTTCGTCGCAAACCAAGCTGGAAGTATTTGATGTGGTTGGGCGCAAAATCAGTACGGTTGTGGATGGCCAGTTGCCTGCAGGCCGGCAGCAGGTTCGTTTCGATGGAGGCAATCTGCCTGCAGCCACATATTACTATCGCCTGCTAGTTGATGGGAAGGTCCAGTCAGGCACTATGGTTAAATTGTAG